One genomic segment of Pedobacter endophyticus includes these proteins:
- a CDS encoding sulfite exporter TauE/SafE family protein, which translates to MINFFPLAFLMGLFGSLHCAVMCGPIALGMPFQKKSFLQSALQLLLYQFGRILVYTLLGLLVGALGSTIRIYANQKSLGITIGILLLLFTAFQYNAKYRHHFAIFQNKLLNPISKLMGTVFKLKLWGLFAGMLNGLIPCGMVYLALATALNTGNVQAGALFMFLFGLGTMPLMMMISIGGIYLKKYIRFNTQQLVPWFMVFFGLLFILRALNLGIPFLSPELPGVYGHSVLCQ; encoded by the coding sequence GTGATAAATTTTTTTCCACTCGCATTTTTGATGGGGCTTTTCGGCAGCCTCCACTGTGCAGTGATGTGCGGGCCGATTGCGCTTGGAATGCCATTCCAGAAAAAGAGCTTCCTCCAGTCGGCCCTGCAGCTTTTGCTCTATCAGTTTGGGCGAATATTGGTATACACCCTTTTGGGCCTGTTGGTTGGCGCATTAGGCAGTACCATCCGAATTTACGCCAATCAAAAAAGCCTGGGCATTACCATTGGCATTTTGTTGCTTCTGTTTACAGCCTTCCAATACAATGCAAAATACCGCCACCACTTCGCTATTTTTCAAAACAAGCTGTTAAATCCCATCAGTAAGTTAATGGGAACCGTTTTTAAGCTTAAATTGTGGGGGCTGTTTGCCGGCATGCTAAACGGATTAATCCCTTGTGGCATGGTTTACCTTGCACTCGCAACAGCACTAAATACCGGAAATGTACAGGCCGGGGCATTGTTTATGTTTCTTTTTGGCCTCGGAACGATGCCTTTGATGATGATGATTTCCATCGGTGGCATTTACCTCAAAAAGTACATTCGGTTCAATACCCAGCAATTAGTTCCCTGGTTTATGGTGTTTTTTGGGCTCCTGTTTATTCTTCGGGCGCTCAATTTGGGCATTCCTTTTTTATCACCCGAATTGCCTGGTGTTTATGGCCATTCCGTGCTATGCCAATAG
- a CDS encoding FixH family protein, translated as MNWGTKIVLGMISFMLFIVGMVIYMFHVHGRDALIEEDYYQKGIDYNTEYNAKQNVDADNAKPAISVTPKQIIIRLKDSASYELVLRRAANSADDLRWKGNTAGSSNVILVDKVKMGSGLWFLHLTWHSGKKEYLYKQNITL; from the coding sequence ATGAACTGGGGAACGAAGATAGTTTTAGGGATGATAAGTTTTATGTTATTCATCGTTGGTATGGTAATTTACATGTTTCATGTGCACGGTCGCGATGCCCTGATTGAAGAAGACTACTACCAAAAAGGCATCGATTACAACACAGAATATAACGCAAAACAGAATGTTGATGCCGATAATGCGAAGCCGGCAATATCGGTCACACCTAAACAAATCATCATTCGGTTAAAAGACTCTGCAAGTTACGAACTCGTTTTACGACGGGCGGCAAACAGCGCCGACGATTTAAGGTGGAAGGGAAATACCGCAGGCAGTTCAAATGTAATCCTTGTTGATAAAGTAAAAATGGGTAGCGGTTTGTGGTTTCTACACCTGACCTGGCACTCAGGAAAAAAAGAGTATTTGTACAAACAAAACATTACGTTGTGA
- the ccoG gene encoding cytochrome c oxidase accessory protein CcoG: MQQQSKTKGRTFLYPKKPSGRLYNYRKWVGFALLSALFLFPFVEFNGEQLVLLNFLERKFVFFGLNFTPQDFYLFALAMLIFIVFIVSFTVVLGRLWCGWLCPQTIFMEMVFRRIEYWIEGDANKQRKLDAGPWNAEKVFKKTIKHLIFIVISFAIANTFLAYIIGSDVLIKIVTEPIRLHISGFASICFFTFIFYLVFAYVREIVCTVICPYGRLQGVLLDSQSLVVAYDVTRGEPRGKIQKQNEAIKSGDCVDCTLCVQVCPTGIDIRKGTQLECVNCTACIDACNEVMVKIGKPKNLIGFYNQDFISERKPYKIGIKPYAYAAVLIAVLIVFSSLIYKREAVQTTVLRASGTLYQAKGPNKTSNLYNAELTNKTNKNIKFSFKPQSDEDEIDFIQHAQILPKEGTAHLTFFLVRKNNAIKRYKTDVVFEVVSERKVLSTAKTSFFAQPGE, translated from the coding sequence ATGCAGCAGCAAAGTAAAACTAAAGGCAGAACCTTTCTTTATCCCAAAAAACCATCGGGCAGGTTATATAACTACCGCAAATGGGTGGGTTTTGCACTTCTGTCGGCCCTGTTTCTCTTTCCTTTTGTAGAGTTTAATGGCGAGCAGTTGGTTTTGCTCAATTTCCTGGAGCGGAAGTTCGTGTTTTTCGGGTTAAATTTTACTCCGCAAGACTTTTACCTGTTTGCCCTCGCAATGCTGATTTTTATTGTTTTTATTGTGAGTTTTACCGTGGTTTTAGGGAGGTTATGGTGCGGCTGGCTCTGTCCGCAAACCATTTTTATGGAAATGGTTTTCAGACGGATTGAATACTGGATTGAAGGAGACGCGAATAAACAAAGAAAACTCGATGCCGGCCCCTGGAACGCCGAAAAAGTGTTTAAAAAGACGATAAAGCACCTCATTTTTATTGTTATCTCGTTTGCAATCGCCAATACTTTTCTCGCTTACATCATCGGCTCAGACGTATTGATCAAGATTGTTACTGAGCCCATTCGCTTGCATATTTCGGGCTTTGCATCCATCTGCTTTTTCACATTTATATTTTATCTGGTGTTTGCCTATGTTAGAGAAATAGTTTGCACGGTAATTTGCCCTTATGGGCGTTTACAAGGCGTTTTGCTCGATAGCCAGAGTTTGGTGGTAGCTTATGATGTTACCAGGGGCGAGCCCCGGGGAAAAATTCAAAAACAAAATGAGGCTATTAAAAGCGGCGATTGTGTCGATTGTACTTTGTGTGTGCAAGTATGCCCAACGGGTATCGATATCAGAAAAGGCACGCAACTCGAATGTGTTAATTGTACCGCCTGTATTGATGCCTGTAACGAGGTAATGGTTAAAATCGGTAAGCCCAAAAATTTAATTGGTTTCTACAATCAGGACTTCATTAGCGAACGCAAACCCTATAAAATAGGAATAAAGCCCTATGCCTATGCCGCTGTACTCATTGCTGTTTTGATCGTTTTTTCATCATTGATTTATAAACGGGAGGCCGTTCAAACTACCGTTTTGCGGGCCAGCGGTACTTTGTACCAGGCTAAAGGGCCGAACAAAACCAGCAACCTGTATAATGCGGAGTTAACCAACAAAACAAATAAAAACATAAAATTCAGTTTCAAACCGCAAAGCGATGAAGACGAGATCGACTTCATTCAGCATGCACAGATTTTGCCAAAAGAGGGCACCGCACACCTTACTTTCTTTCTTGTAAGAAAAAACAATGCAATAAAGCGCTACAAAACTGATGTTGTTTTTGAAGTAGTATCTGAACGGAAAGTTTTAAGCACGGCTAAAACGAGCTTTTTTGCACAGCCGGGCGAATAA
- a CDS encoding cbb3-type cytochrome c oxidase N-terminal domain-containing protein: protein MKKINTLIILLFLSLSGFAADDKAPAIAEQAAPGLGLTQSELLIVIMLVFMLVLLFVSVTLLNAFKVLYNERQNPTPYAVPEKEVVLDYDVWLKTKKKQRSLWEKVLSLKPIEQEKDLEIEHAYDGIKELNNPVPTWFNVLFFGTMFFAVGYLFYYHIGGYGDLQDKEYEREMAMAQEEKAAYLEKSANTIDENSVLADNTPVTLEQGKGIFTGNCVVCHGDKGQGLIGPNLTDDFWLHGGGINNIFKTIKYGVPEKGMISWEKNLTPKQISAVANYILSLHGTNPAGAKAAQGEKYDEKDVKDSEMKSVKDSLNQANAAAK from the coding sequence ATGAAGAAGATTAACACACTTATTATTTTATTGTTTTTATCGCTGAGCGGATTCGCCGCCGATGATAAAGCCCCTGCTATAGCCGAACAGGCAGCGCCGGGCCTGGGCTTAACCCAATCGGAACTGTTAATCGTAATCATGCTGGTGTTTATGCTTGTATTGCTATTTGTTTCGGTTACACTGCTCAATGCGTTTAAAGTATTGTACAACGAACGACAGAACCCAACGCCGTACGCTGTGCCCGAAAAAGAGGTTGTGCTTGATTACGATGTTTGGCTGAAAACCAAAAAGAAACAACGCTCACTTTGGGAAAAGGTTTTAAGTTTGAAACCTATTGAACAAGAAAAAGATCTTGAAATTGAGCATGCCTACGATGGAATAAAGGAACTTAACAACCCGGTTCCTACCTGGTTTAATGTGCTTTTCTTTGGTACAATGTTCTTCGCCGTAGGATACCTTTTTTATTATCACATAGGTGGATACGGCGATTTGCAAGATAAAGAGTACGAGCGTGAAATGGCTATGGCGCAAGAAGAAAAAGCAGCCTATTTGGAAAAATCGGCCAATACCATCGATGAAAACTCGGTACTTGCAGATAACACGCCGGTAACGCTTGAACAGGGAAAAGGCATTTTTACGGGCAATTGCGTGGTTTGCCACGGCGATAAAGGACAGGGGCTTATTGGACCAAATTTAACCGACGACTTTTGGCTTCACGGAGGCGGCATAAACAACATTTTTAAAACCATTAAATATGGCGTGCCCGAGAAAGGAATGATCAGCTGGGAAAAAAATCTGACGCCCAAACAAATCAGTGCTGTCGCCAATTATATTTTATCATTGCATGGCACTAACCCGGCGGGCGCAAAGGCGGCCCAGGGAGAAAAATACGACGAAAAGGATGTAAAAGATAGCGAGATGAAAAGTGTTAAAGATAGTTTGAACCAAGCCAATGCAGCAGCAAAGTAA
- the ccoN gene encoding cytochrome-c oxidase, cbb3-type subunit I — translation MQLEKFTYDNKIVRNFGIATLVWGIIGMTVGLLAAMQLFKPAMNLGNQYTTFGRIRPLHTNAVIFAFVGNAIFMGVYYSLQRLLKARMFSDVLSKIHFWGWQLIIVSAVITLPLGFTTSHEYAELEWPIDIAITVIWVVFGINMFGTIFKRRERHLYVAIWFYIATFVTIAVLHIVNSFELPISFMKSYYLYAGVQDALVQWWYGHNAVAFFLTTPYLGMMYYFLPKMANRPVYSYKLSILHFWSLIFIYIWAGPHHLLYTSLPGWAQSLGVAFSIMLIAPSWGGMINGLLTLRGAWDKVRDDVTLKFMVVALTAYGMATFEGPMLSLKQINGVAHFTDWIVAHVHVGALGWNGFLTFGVMYWLIPRIYKTQLYSKKLAGFHFWIGTLGILFYAVPMYWAGFTQGLMWKEFTPEGLLKYPNFLATTLQIIPMHVLRSIGGAFYLIGVIAMTYNLAKTMLGSKLVANEPAEAMALEGVVVDSSPADKAWHRVLERKPMKFMVLSLIIILIGGMVEMMPTFTIQSNVPTIASVKPYSALELQGRDLYIREGCVNCHSQTVRPFRSETERYGEYSKAGEFVYDHPFLWGSKRTGPDLHRIGGKYADAWHFNHLLDPTSMSPGSIMPPYPWLVEQKLDVATTPGKIRAMQSLGVPYPQDYDKKANDDLKIQAEKIALELSQNNIKVKSDREIVAIIAYLQRLGTDIKTNKEIIPSNQ, via the coding sequence ATGCAGTTAGAAAAATTTACCTACGACAACAAAATTGTTCGAAATTTTGGAATCGCTACGCTCGTATGGGGCATCATCGGTATGACCGTTGGCTTGCTTGCCGCGATGCAACTCTTTAAGCCCGCCATGAACTTGGGCAACCAATACACCACTTTTGGCAGAATCAGACCATTGCATACCAATGCAGTGATATTTGCCTTTGTAGGAAATGCCATTTTTATGGGCGTTTACTATTCGCTACAGCGCTTGTTAAAGGCACGTATGTTTAGCGACGTACTCAGCAAGATCCATTTCTGGGGCTGGCAACTTATTATTGTATCGGCCGTAATTACACTCCCATTAGGTTTTACCACCTCGCATGAGTATGCCGAACTGGAATGGCCTATAGATATTGCCATAACGGTAATATGGGTGGTTTTTGGAATAAATATGTTTGGCACCATATTTAAGAGACGCGAGCGCCACTTGTATGTGGCCATATGGTTTTACATTGCAACATTTGTAACCATTGCGGTTTTGCATATTGTAAACTCGTTTGAGCTGCCAATTTCATTTATGAAAAGTTACTACCTGTATGCGGGCGTTCAGGATGCGCTGGTACAATGGTGGTATGGGCACAATGCGGTTGCTTTTTTCTTAACTACACCCTATTTGGGCATGATGTATTATTTTCTGCCCAAAATGGCCAATAGGCCGGTATACTCTTATAAACTGAGTATCCTTCACTTTTGGTCGCTTATATTTATTTACATCTGGGCAGGGCCGCACCATCTGCTTTACACCTCGTTGCCTGGCTGGGCACAATCGTTGGGTGTAGCTTTCTCCATTATGCTTATTGCACCGAGCTGGGGCGGTATGATAAATGGTTTGTTAACCTTACGTGGCGCTTGGGATAAGGTTAGAGATGATGTAACCCTTAAGTTTATGGTAGTTGCCTTAACAGCCTACGGTATGGCCACTTTTGAGGGGCCGATGTTATCCCTTAAGCAGATTAATGGCGTAGCCCATTTTACCGATTGGATAGTTGCACACGTACACGTAGGCGCCCTGGGGTGGAACGGATTTTTGACGTTTGGCGTGATGTATTGGTTAATTCCAAGGATTTACAAAACCCAGCTTTACTCAAAAAAACTTGCCGGCTTTCATTTTTGGATAGGCACACTGGGTATCTTATTTTACGCCGTACCCATGTATTGGGCCGGGTTTACCCAGGGCTTAATGTGGAAAGAGTTTACCCCCGAAGGTTTATTAAAATACCCGAATTTTCTGGCTACCACCTTACAGATTATTCCAATGCATGTTTTGCGCTCGATAGGTGGGGCCTTCTATTTGATAGGAGTTATTGCCATGACTTATAACCTGGCGAAAACAATGCTCGGTTCCAAATTGGTTGCCAACGAGCCCGCGGAGGCCATGGCCCTCGAAGGTGTTGTTGTAGATAGTTCGCCTGCAGACAAGGCCTGGCACCGGGTTTTAGAGCGCAAACCCATGAAATTTATGGTGCTCTCGCTCATCATCATTTTAATTGGTGGCATGGTAGAGATGATGCCAACGTTCACCATTCAATCTAATGTGCCCACCATTGCCAGTGTAAAGCCCTATTCGGCATTAGAGCTTCAGGGCCGCGATTTGTACATTAGAGAAGGCTGTGTAAACTGCCACTCCCAAACTGTGCGTCCGTTTCGATCAGAAACCGAGCGTTACGGCGAGTACAGCAAGGCCGGAGAGTTTGTGTACGATCACCCGTTTTTATGGGGAAGTAAAAGAACAGGTCCGGATTTGCATCGCATAGGCGGTAAATACGCTGATGCCTGGCACTTTAACCACCTGCTCGATCCCACTTCAATGTCGCCCGGAAGCATTATGCCGCCATATCCCTGGTTAGTTGAGCAAAAGCTCGATGTGGCTACCACGCCTGGTAAAATCAGGGCCATGCAATCATTAGGCGTTCCATACCCTCAGGATTACGATAAAAAGGCAAACGACGACCTAAAAATTCAGGCAGAAAAAATTGCGCTGGAGTTGAGCCAAAATAACATCAAGGTGAAAAGCGACAGGGAAATTGTTGCCATTATTGCTTACCTGCAACGTTTAGGAACCGATATTAAAACCAATAAAGAAATTATTCCTTCAAATCAATAA
- the ccoS gene encoding cbb3-type cytochrome oxidase assembly protein CcoS translates to MNILYFLICCSMLVALIFLAAFFWASKTGQHDDVYTPGVRILFDDDPQSEKSEEDHFSS, encoded by the coding sequence ATGAACATCCTTTACTTTTTGATCTGCTGCAGCATGCTTGTGGCACTGATATTTCTTGCCGCATTTTTTTGGGCATCAAAAACCGGACAACATGATGATGTTTACACACCGGGCGTCAGAATTCTTTTTGATGACGACCCGCAAAGTGAAAAAAGTGAAGAAGATCATTTTTCTAGTTAA
- a CDS encoding heavy metal translocating P-type ATPase, whose amino-acid sequence MGNKEHTILRTVCFHCGEDLPALRYQLDDKEFCCAGCKGVYKILSENNLCNYYAYNDNPGQRFNSDSRLEYLDEESIINQLIDYRQGSSSIITFYVPAIHCSSCIWLLEHLYKINPAIFSSRIDFLKRQVTINFNHDEISLRQLVQILIQIGYEPLISLQDVVKENKNADSKALIIKIAVAGFLMGNVMLFSFPEYFGLSGLEQQFQELFGWLNLAFAIPATFYCGRDYFLSAITSLKHKHINLDTPLALIIAVLFFRTAFEVIFKAGPGFADTLTGLVFLLLMGKWLRQRTYHHISFDRDYRSYFPIAVTTLANGKEKPVAINDVKIGDRLWIRNGELVPADAILMKGNACMDMSFVTGESEPVHKVLGEIIYAGGRQTGEAIELEVIKPVSQSYLTGLWNNENYHADRSKQNFNDSVAKYFSLAVFIIAFASAGYWGFAGNTHKAWSAFTAVIIVACPCVLALSTPFTLSAILSVFDKKGFYIKNTDAVEELAKCDTLIFDKTGTLTSSDSAKTTFKGSLSSAEKVLVSSLMRNSTHPMSRHILSELNADRFYTVADFVEIPGKGLHGTVNGLSIYAGNLSLLPSHLRRVEGNGVHIVIDNKYLGSFSVEQQWRPGLKELISTFDNKFKLQVLSGDTDKDEKTLRAIFPAAATIAFKQSPHQKLSVVLAHQQQKLHVMMLGDGLNDAGALKQSNFGVAITDNINNFTPGCDAIMKGSALNLLPAFIQLSRDGLTIIKISFAIAIAYNLIGIYFAVQGTLYPLVAAVLMPLSTITIICFTTLATGFFAHKRKLK is encoded by the coding sequence ATGGGAAATAAGGAGCATACCATTTTAAGGACAGTTTGCTTTCATTGCGGAGAAGATTTGCCTGCACTAAGATACCAGCTCGATGATAAGGAATTCTGTTGTGCCGGCTGCAAGGGAGTTTACAAAATCCTGTCTGAAAATAACCTTTGTAACTACTACGCCTATAACGACAACCCCGGGCAGCGTTTCAATAGTGATAGTCGTTTAGAATACCTCGATGAAGAATCCATAATCAACCAGCTTATTGATTACAGGCAAGGTTCATCAAGTATCATTACCTTTTACGTGCCGGCAATTCATTGCAGTTCGTGCATTTGGTTGCTCGAACACCTGTACAAAATAAATCCGGCAATTTTCAGCTCAAGAATCGACTTTTTAAAAAGGCAGGTTACGATAAACTTTAACCATGATGAGATCTCATTAAGGCAGCTGGTGCAAATCCTTATTCAAATCGGTTACGAGCCACTCATCAGCCTCCAGGATGTAGTAAAAGAAAACAAAAATGCCGATAGCAAAGCGCTGATCATCAAAATTGCCGTTGCAGGCTTTTTAATGGGAAACGTAATGCTATTCAGTTTTCCAGAGTATTTTGGGCTGTCGGGCTTAGAGCAACAGTTTCAAGAGCTGTTTGGCTGGCTCAACCTTGCCTTTGCAATTCCTGCAACCTTTTATTGCGGCCGCGATTACTTTTTATCGGCAATAACCAGTTTAAAACACAAACACATTAACCTCGATACACCTTTGGCGTTAATTATTGCCGTACTATTTTTTAGAACCGCGTTCGAGGTTATTTTTAAGGCCGGACCGGGCTTTGCAGATACCCTAACGGGCCTGGTGTTTCTACTGCTGATGGGCAAGTGGCTAAGGCAACGCACTTATCATCATATATCTTTCGATAGGGATTACCGCTCATATTTCCCAATAGCAGTTACCACGCTTGCTAACGGAAAGGAAAAGCCTGTAGCCATTAACGATGTTAAAATTGGCGACCGTTTATGGATCCGCAACGGCGAGCTCGTTCCGGCCGATGCCATTTTGATGAAGGGAAACGCCTGCATGGATATGAGTTTTGTTACGGGCGAATCGGAACCTGTACATAAAGTACTCGGCGAAATTATTTACGCCGGGGGCAGGCAGACAGGCGAGGCAATTGAGCTCGAAGTGATTAAACCAGTTTCGCAAAGCTACCTGACCGGCCTCTGGAATAACGAAAATTACCATGCCGATCGGTCGAAACAGAACTTTAACGATAGTGTAGCAAAATATTTTAGTCTGGCTGTGTTTATTATCGCCTTTGCTTCGGCAGGCTATTGGGGCTTTGCGGGCAACACACACAAAGCATGGTCGGCATTTACCGCGGTAATTATTGTAGCCTGTCCCTGCGTTTTGGCACTAAGCACTCCCTTTACCTTATCGGCCATTTTATCGGTGTTTGATAAGAAGGGGTTTTATATCAAGAACACCGATGCCGTTGAAGAACTTGCTAAATGCGATACCCTTATTTTTGATAAAACAGGAACCCTAACCAGCAGCGACAGCGCCAAAACAACGTTTAAGGGCTCGTTATCTTCAGCAGAAAAAGTATTGGTAAGTTCACTTATGCGGAATTCTACCCATCCAATGAGCCGGCATATACTGAGCGAACTGAATGCTGACCGATTTTATACTGTAGCCGACTTTGTGGAGATACCCGGTAAGGGGTTGCACGGAACTGTAAATGGTTTAAGCATTTATGCCGGAAACCTTTCTTTACTTCCCTCGCATTTACGTAGGGTAGAGGGCAACGGCGTTCACATTGTAATCGATAATAAGTATCTTGGTTCTTTTTCCGTCGAGCAGCAATGGCGCCCGGGCTTAAAAGAGCTGATTAGCACATTTGACAATAAATTCAAATTGCAGGTATTGTCCGGCGATACAGATAAAGACGAGAAAACTTTAAGAGCTATTTTCCCTGCAGCCGCAACTATTGCCTTCAAGCAAAGCCCTCACCAAAAACTAAGTGTAGTTTTGGCGCATCAGCAGCAAAAATTGCACGTAATGATGCTTGGCGATGGCTTAAATGACGCCGGTGCTTTAAAGCAAAGTAATTTCGGCGTGGCCATAACCGATAACATCAACAACTTTACACCGGGTTGCGATGCAATTATGAAGGGAAGCGCACTGAACCTCCTGCCAGCATTTATCCAATTGAGCAGAGATGGTTTAACAATTATCAAGATAAGTTTTGCCATTGCAATAGCCTATAACCTCATCGGTATTTATTTTGCCGTTCAGGGAACTTTATACCCGCTTGTTGCCGCAGTTTTAATGCCGTTGAGCACCATTACCATTATTTGTTTCACCACCCTTGCCACAGGCTTTTTTGCCCACAAACGCAAATTAAAATGA
- the hemN gene encoding oxygen-independent coproporphyrinogen III oxidase, translated as METPALLKKYNVAAPRYTSYPTVPYWETEHFSAEKWINAVQHTYTRHATEGVSLYIHLPFCQSLCTYCGCNTRITRNHAVEMPYINAVLKEWSMYVSILGEKPKVKEIHLGGGTPTFFSAENLSVLIRGILHKAELAADAELSFEAHPANTTTQHLKTLYNLGFRRLSLGVQDFDPVVQLMINRIQTPQDVLRVTNEARAIGYQSVNFDLIYGLPAQTMQGLQETVNEVIAMKPDRIAFYSYAHVPWLKPGQRHYTEKDLPVGDAKFALYQTGKDKLTSAGYEDVGMDHFSLTTDSLYAASRAKKLHRNFMGYTHQHTHLLIGLGVSSISDSWGAFAQNPKTVEAYLTKMEENVLAVEKGHILSTDDLTTRAHILNLMCRGETTFDGQIPDRVKQRLLPLLDDELILLSEDAVRATTNGKSFIRNVCMAFDEKLWLKKPETQVFSSAV; from the coding sequence ATGGAAACGCCGGCACTACTTAAGAAATACAATGTAGCTGCACCCCGCTACACCAGCTATCCAACCGTTCCGTACTGGGAAACCGAGCATTTTAGCGCCGAAAAATGGATTAATGCTGTTCAGCATACCTATACCCGCCATGCCACCGAAGGCGTGAGTTTGTATATCCATTTGCCTTTTTGCCAAAGCTTATGTACCTACTGCGGGTGCAATACGCGTATTACCAGGAACCACGCTGTAGAAATGCCCTATATAAATGCGGTTTTAAAAGAATGGAGCATGTATGTATCTATTTTGGGCGAGAAGCCAAAAGTTAAAGAAATACATTTAGGTGGCGGAACACCAACTTTTTTTAGCGCCGAGAATTTAAGTGTGCTCATTAGGGGCATACTGCATAAAGCAGAATTAGCTGCCGACGCTGAACTATCTTTTGAGGCGCACCCTGCAAATACAACAACCCAGCACCTTAAAACGCTTTATAATTTGGGTTTCCGGAGGCTAAGTTTGGGCGTTCAGGATTTCGATCCTGTGGTACAACTGATGATCAACCGCATTCAAACTCCTCAAGATGTTCTTCGTGTAACCAATGAAGCCAGGGCCATCGGGTACCAGTCTGTTAATTTCGATCTGATTTATGGCTTACCGGCACAAACCATGCAGGGCCTGCAAGAAACCGTGAATGAAGTTATCGCCATGAAACCCGATCGAATTGCCTTTTACAGCTATGCGCATGTGCCGTGGCTCAAACCCGGTCAACGCCATTATACCGAAAAGGACCTGCCCGTTGGCGATGCCAAGTTTGCACTGTACCAAACCGGAAAAGACAAATTAACAAGTGCCGGTTACGAAGATGTGGGCATGGATCACTTTTCGCTTACAACCGATAGCCTCTATGCCGCAAGTCGCGCTAAAAAGCTTCACCGAAATTTTATGGGCTATACGCATCAGCATACCCATTTACTTATTGGCCTGGGGGTTTCGTCAATTAGCGACAGTTGGGGCGCCTTCGCTCAAAATCCAAAAACCGTTGAGGCTTATCTAACGAAGATGGAAGAAAATGTGCTGGCGGTAGAAAAAGGCCACATCCTATCCACCGATGATTTAACTACGCGGGCGCACATCCTGAATTTGATGTGCCGCGGCGAAACCACATTCGATGGCCAAATTCCCGATAGGGTAAAACAAAGACTATTGCCCTTGCTTGATGATGAACTTATATTACTGAGCGAAGATGCTGTTCGGGCAACGACAAATGGTAAATCGTTTATTAGAAACGTGTGCATGGCTTTCGATGAAAAATTATGGCTTAAGAAGCCCGAAACACAGGTATTTAGTTCAGCAGTTTAA
- a CDS encoding Rossmann-fold NAD(P)-binding domain-containing protein, which translates to MKVIAYNIKRDEKEWLALANYKKHDITVIANSLTADTLSFAAGKEALLVFNNDVLTAEIIAGLKALGIKYIATSSFETDHLDLRAAGAAGMKIANVPLSGTDNKPELRMQQVIKNLDLWAAGKCVGKACCCQNNCGVVKAFK; encoded by the coding sequence ATGAAAGTTATAGCCTACAATATTAAGCGTGATGAAAAGGAATGGTTGGCGCTCGCCAATTACAAAAAACACGATATTACCGTAATTGCCAATAGTTTAACTGCCGACACGCTATCGTTTGCAGCCGGCAAAGAAGCGCTATTGGTTTTTAACAACGACGTGCTAACGGCAGAGATTATTGCCGGCCTCAAGGCCCTCGGTATAAAATACATTGCTACTTCATCGTTTGAAACCGATCACCTCGATTTAAGGGCTGCCGGGGCAGCGGGAATGAAAATTGCCAACGTGCCACTTTCCGGAACCGACAATAAACCCGAACTGCGCATGCAACAGGTAATTAAAAACCTCGATTTGTGGGCGGCCGGCAAATGTGTGGGTAAGGCGTGTTGTTGCCAAAATAATTGTGGTGTTGTTAAAGCCTTTAAGTAA